The following is a genomic window from Bos taurus isolate L1 Dominette 01449 registration number 42190680 breed Hereford chromosome 11, ARS-UCD2.0, whole genome shotgun sequence.
AAAGAATAGGATGTTTAGCCTGGAGAAGATTGGGAGGTACCTGTCCATGTGGGGAGCTGTTCTTGAATAGGAAGAATTCAATAGAAAGAATATGGCCGATGTCTCCATATGGTCATTAGAGATGCTTTTCAGTGAATCAAGGGGCTGCCTCAGAGGGCAAGGGTCCTGTAAATGAGGCTGGATGGCCTGGTAGGTAAGATGCTGAGGGGATTTTTGTTTTGTGGGGGAGGCTGGACTAGAGGCTTTCCAGGCAGGGATGTGCACTGAGTATTTGTCAGAGATTCCTGGGTGGGGCTTTGCCACTTACTAGccgtgtgaccttaggcaagtcacttaacatcTCTGAGTCTTACCTTTCCTATCTACCAGAAAGAGGGTAACAGCATTTGCCTGCCAGAGTGGTTGTGAGATCTGTCAATTCGGGGGTACACAGTAGACATTCAATAATGAATAAACCCTTGATTCTTGAGCATGTCCTTTGCCTTTGGAGAAGAGTTGGCACAGTACCTTCTGGAAGCCAAAATTCTCCTTGGAACTTCTTGTGGCCTGGAATGAGGGAAGAATGAGAGTTTTTACGACAAGGGTGAGGacagagcacagcacagcccaggccaggctCCCTGCCCCAGCAGCAGCCTCGGTCTCTCTCCCTAGTTAAACCTGTGCAGTTGGAAGGACAGGACCACTCAGACCCCGACACTGGGTCCGGAACAAGCCCAGGGACCTAGGCCTTCTTCCTACCACTCCAATCTGGTAGTCAGATCAGAATATTCTGTGGTCAGGGATGACCTGTTCACATGCTCCCTCTTCAGTAAATGAGAACTGTGGAAGCGTGTTGACTTGGGGACATGGCTTGGGTCAAAGGCATGACCATTTCCCGGGGAACCCCTGGCCCTTCCAGGTGAAGGGCAGGGGCTGTTTTTAAGGGTGTTCTTCTGCCCTTAATCCAAAGTCCAGGGCTCTGGGTAGAGTTTGCTCAAGTGAGGTGGGTAAAATGTTTAGGACTCCTTGGGGCTCTCCAGCTCAGGGGAaccagcctggcatgctgtggggGACAACTGGGGCCCAGAAGTACTGGGGCTGAGCAGGAGCCCTCATCCAGCACATCCATCATCAATATGGAAGTGAATATGGAATGGTCTGGGCTCTCAGGACCTTGTATCTTTCTttagttttatcatctgtaaaatggaagtgtTAATCCTCGCCGAAATCATAGAGTTGGCCAATGAACCAATAAGACAAGGAAGTGAGAGGGCTTTGTAAATGGAAAATGCCCCTTGTGTGGACTTTGGGGAGTTCATGGCCAGAGGAAATTATGGAGAAGATCAGGTCAATTCCATCATAGCCCCCATCCTTGTGTGGGGGGGCACCACCTACAAGGCCCTCCCCTGCAGCTGGGCGACGAGGGGCAGGAGTGTGAGTCTCCTGGTGTTTGTCCAGATGTAGATGTGGGAAACTGCCAGCATTGGAGTGACTCAATCTCGGAGATTAGCAGCTTTCATCTGAAATCAGAGTCAGGGAAGGCTGGGCGCTTACTCTGTATGGGTGTGTGGGAGGGGGCGTGGAAAATGAGACTATATCTGGATACCAGTCCTGGCTATCTTGCCTCATGACCTTGAGTGTCTCACTTCCTCTCTCTGAACCAAAAtcacttcctcccttcctctgaaAAAGAGGAGCTGGACCAAAAATCTAGAgggagtgtgcatgtgtgtatgtgattcTTCGCAATCTTTAATCAAGGTGATGGCAGTGCCTGAGGCTGTTGTTCTAGTATCACTGGGCGAGAGCTGGGGACCGTGTCCACTATGGACTGGGCAGTTCAAGggcccctcaggaaacagagtctCAGTCTTCTAGCCTGAACTCAACTTCGGGACTGAGAGGGGGCTTCAGCTTCCTGCTACTCAGTGCAGATGGCCAGGTTTGCCCTGGGGTGGGGCTGTTGCCTTTTGCTCTGACAATGTATCTGTTCTGAAGTCCTTCCTTGGCCCTAGACACCCCTTCCCTGCCTCTGGCTTCCTGAGATAAGTTGTGGTAAAGCTGTTGGCCTTGAGGGGGCAGTGCTGAGCCTGAAAAAAGAGCTAAATGGTTCTGCCCACCTGAGGTGGAACAGAACTTCTTGGCTCCATCAGGATCCGTCATCTTTGAAGGGAGACATTTTTAAGTTATGGCCTCCCCTCACCAAGGTTCCAAATAAGAAACCACATGTCCTAAACAGCtcaatgggcttctcaggtggcactagtggtaaagaacatgcctgccaatgcaggcgacgaaagagatgcggattcgatccctggatggggaagatgccctgaaggagggcatggcaacccactccagtattctcgcctggaaaattccacggacagagcagcctggagagctacagtctatgaggtcgcaaagagtccgacatgactgaagtgcttTAGACACATGCAAACAGCTCTACAACTTCTGCCAAACCTTTGCCGAAGACGTGGCCCACCCTGGGGACAGGATGCAATGAGCTGGCTGAGACCGTGCCCTTCCTAGCCAAGAGGCCAGGGCTCAAATCCCGACTCTGCCACCAACCCACTGCCTGATCTTGGCAAATGAGTTGCTCCAAGCCTTGGTTCGAGCTGATGCATAATCgggaataaaatatgtatttcataatGCCATGGCCTTCAGTTAGAGAAGGAGTTATAAGCTAAGCTCCTTTTAGAATTTATTGAGGGGGAGAGGTCAACCTTCTCCCTTCATCAGACAGAGATTTCAGTAGGTCAGCTTTCCCAAAGTGCGCTCTGTGGGACTCAGGGTATGAGGAGATGCTGTGCAAACAGAAGAGCTGGTGCTGGGAGTACATTTGGGCAGCACTGGATGGAGCCCAGGTGAACAGCTGTGTCTGGGGCCAGGCTTCTCAGAACCTTCACTGAGCTAAGATGTCTTGGGATGCTTCACGCGTGAGCAATGTTTTTCCCCGCCCCACCCCTAGGGTTCACCTGACCAAGAAACTCTTTCCACAAGGCACACCACGGGACACATTTTGGGAAGTTTCCGTTGCAGGCCCTTTTCTCTCTCAGCTCCCAGGAAGCTTCAGTCTCCATCTGAGGCCAACGCTGAGGCACCATATCAGGCGGAATCGTGGTATTTTTATACCCCTCCCTGTGCTATGGTGCTGgtttgctatttttgttttgctgtacATATACTTTTTAGTGCAGGATGCCTCAGAGGCTGGGTGGAAGTGAGGAGGGTGAGGGAGGCATCATCTGGAGATAAAAGAGCCCGCGCAAGGACCACAGGCTGTTCCAAGCCCTTAGGAGCTATGGGCAGGGGCTGGGATGCTGTTTCAGCACTGTCACCTTTCAGATCACCCCTCGGAAGACTAGGACGAATGCAGCCCCTGGGCCATTGCTTCCAACTCTGATGATTTTGCTCTAGGcaatgaagaaaggaaggcaaGGGTCAGCAAGTTTATGTTCTGTAGGAACTGCTTAGGAAAGTCGAAGCAATCTTGGACCGGTCACTGCTGACCTCAAGAATGACACTCTTTCTTAACTTAGCTGTTCTAAGAAAGATAGAGGCAGACAGGCTGTGGGCAGGAAGCCCTGGCTTTTGATGAGGTGTCTTAGGTACAGATGAGCCAACAGGAGCTCGAGTTCTGCAGTGGCCAACCCAAGGGCTGAGGCCAAGCAGTGTGGTCCAGGGGCCTTCCCTCAGCTACAGGGAGCAGCCAGGAGTGCCTCAAAGGCTGGCTGTATCCTGCTTCCTGTAGGTGCCACCACTGCTTTCTCCGATTCCTGAATCCCCAGTAAATAGGTCTTTCTCTGTATCTTTCAAGTGACCTATGTGGGTAGGTGGGAGGACTGGGATAAGGTGCCCCTGCCCCTACCCCTTTTATTTCTCTAGTGTTTTGATCTGCAGGGAGCAAACCATTAGTAGGGAGAGAAATCAATTTAGTGGGCTGTGACCAGCATTTTATAACATGAACTAGAACAGAAAGCATTAGAGTGCACTGGCTGTAGTACAGGTTTCatgaaagacagacagacaggtacATAGATAGGCATGGGTTGTGGTGTCAAAAGCCACTGTGGCTCGCACTCAGTGACATCTGGAAGCCAGTGGCTAGCTGATTCCAGGCACTGGCACCAGCTGGGCAGGGCCCATCTGCTCCTGGGTCTGTCCTGGGCTCTGGGGCCCACTTCCAGGCTGAGCTGTCCCTCCACACCCAGAGAAAAATGAACCCCAAAGAGAACCTCTATGTATCTCCCCCTGAGCTGCGTTTGCTGTGTGTGTCCGCAAACCCCGGCGGGGGAGTGGCTGCTCCCCAGTAGCGACAAGGGTACATGATAACAGAGGCAGCTGAGCCTGAGCCTGGTCTCCATGGACAGTATTTATTAGGCGCCATTCTCGGTGTGAAGACAGATACACAGGAGGGGCTGAGGGCAGGCCGTGGCAGCTGCGGCCTTTGGGGTCCAGGGGCTGCCCGGGGTGAGGGTGTGGGCGCAGGGGCGTGTCACCCACATGTATTGCATATTCTGTGGCAGTGTGCCCAGGCATAAGGCATTGGGGAAGCAGAGAGGCTGCCTgcagtgggaggggtgggggaagcaaTGCTGGCCTTCCAGTTCGCTAGGAAAGACCCGGCTGGAGATGGAGCAGCCCACTCTGTGAGCGCCATTCGGCCTCCTTCCCCACCATCTCCCTGCAACTTTGGTTGTGGCTCCCTCGGGACTGACGGGACGGGACCCCTCGAGGGCAGGGTCACACACAGGACAGAAGTAGCCGGCACCGCACCGCCCCCCAACGAAGACATAGAGGGCACCCCCAGGTCCTGGGCCCTGCTCTCTATGGCACCTGGGCAGCCAGGTCCTCCCCACTGAGACAGGGCTCACACACAGACTTGCTCCCtcccagaggagcccagaggctgAGCATATGgtaggggtggggctggggctgatCACCCTGAGGGCCCCCACTCTAGCTTCCCTGAATGCCAGGGCCGGCCCTGCTCAGCAGTGTTAAGGAGCTGACACGGGAGCAGCGAGAGGGGGTAGTCTGGAGGGGGAGAGGCCCCTCACCCACCCCTCGATGCTGTCCTGAGTCGCAGTGCCAGTTCCCGTTCTGGGTGCCAACGGTGAAGAGCCTAGGGTCTCACCTCCATCTGCTGCACTCCACCTGGGCTTCCGGATCGCAGGTGGGACAGGCAGTGGGTACGACAGGGAGGGCCGTTCCTTGCTGCAGCTGTAGTTTCTCTCTAGCTCCTTGGGACACAGGTACCTTCGCTGTCTGTGGGGCCAGAGATCATGTCCCAGGAGGACACGCCTGTGGCTCTCTAGGCCACTCTGCTGGATTGCCAGACTCCTAGAGCCCAGCTCCTGGCCTTTCTTTTGTGAGTCTCAGCTTTGCTTACCTGGCCCTAAGGATTCCCCTCTTTATGAGGAAGAAGTTCAGAGActgcgtgggggtgggggtgggggtgggggtgagcatCCTGGCCTGTGTCAGCAGCCCACTAAGAGCCCTGCCTCGTGGTCAAGTGGAGGATCAGCTGAGCCCATCACAGGCTCAGTCCTGAGCTCTGGTCCTGGTCTAAGGCCCAGCTGCCCACCCAACGCCGGAGTGTGCAGGCCAGGAACTCTGCTTGCAAAGAGCAGGCAGAGGAGTCAAAAGGCAAGAGCACTGGGGACAAACAGCCTGTGTTCTTGCTCCCCTTTGCCTTTTCTTACCCGTgtcaccttgggcaagtcacgtCACACGTCTGGGTTTCAGTGCCATCTGTAAAATCGGGGTGAGAACTCCTGCCCTGGTGACtggggggggagggcaggggggagGTTGAGAATCGAAGGAATCGGTAGAGAGGACAGGGTTTTCCAACTCACTCCACAGATCTAAGAGTCAGTGATTAGTAGCAGCAGCCAGGGACCACAAGGAGGAAGTTTTCTGTCTGATTCCAAGGGTGGTGTCTGATCTGGAAGGCTGGGTCTGCCTGCGAGGATGTACCTGCAGGCCAGTTAGCTCTCATCTACCAGGGGGACCATCCAGCAGACTGTGGGCCCCCTACctgccccttcccttctccacccCTCCTGCAGCCTGCCTGCCCCTGCTTCCATCTGCCTGCCCTCTGGGGACTAGCTTTAGGGACtgctgggtttccatttcctccaaaACTGCAAAGCCATGCAAAACAACACCAAAGGGAGTGGGAGACTGGGAGACACAGCTGGGGATGAGTAAGGGGAGTGGGACTGAGTGGGGGTGACCTCGACAAAGACACCCTGACTTCTGGAGCCAAGGGAAGGTAGGAGACCTGGAAGGACAGAGGTATAAATAGAGATGCACACTTACACGGAACACTAATTTCCTTccggaaggaggagggggaggggttggggggctCTGGATACCAGCAGGGGCCTCTGCGAACTGGCGAGCTCCTTATTTTTCCAAAGGGATGGGAGGCTCCCAGCTTCTGccttccctcctccactcccctccccccaagTTTCACATTTCTCGGAATTTGCAGGGCGCAGATGGGGACTCCGGGGTTCCTCAGAGCCCCAGCTCCTGCCGGCTGGTGCAAGCAGGCACAGTCGgagatggggggcagggggagggtggtGAGGGGTGTAGGGGCGCCCCCACGAAGCCGAAGGCGGCTGGGGCGGTCCCTTCGCAGACCCCTGCTGCTCCTGGGGCAGAAGCCCCCTTCCCCCgcaccctgccccaccccgccCGTGCTCCTAGGTGCTCCTAGGTGCTCCAGGCCCCGGAGGGGGGCGTTCACACGGAGCTCCTGCGCTTCATGAGGCTGCGGAAAGTGGACAGGCTGTGTAGGCCGGTAGACACGGAGCTGATGGCGGAGCGCTGCGCCCCGCTGCAGAGACAGCGGTGCGAGGGCGTGTCGCTGTAGCGGCCGCCCCCTCCCGGCGATGAGTGGCTCTGCTCGACGCACGTGTCGGACGTGGAGAGGTCCCGCGGGATGATCATGGGGATGGAGTACTGCAGCTTCTCGCGGCTCTTGTACCAGAGGCACGAGCACATGGACTGGAAGTGCAGCACTTCGGCGTAGACATTCCGgaagccgccgccgccgccgcccgccgcgGTGGACGAGGCGGTGTCGGTGGTGTGAGCGctgccgcccccgccgcccgcgCCGCCCGCGCTGCCCCCGCCGCCCGCCTGCCCGTTGCGCGTGAGCAGCGCGCGGTGCTCGGCGTCGCGCTTCTCGTCCTCCGCGTTCATGGTCATGAAGCGCAGCACCACGAGGTTGAGGAAGGCGCCGATGACCGTGAGGCCCGTGAGGATGTAGACGAAGCTGAAGGCCACGTACTGAGGCTGCGTCTGCAGCGCCTGGTCCTTCTGCAATGCCACGTAGTCGCCGAAGCCAATGGTGGTGAGCGTGATGAAGCAGTAGTAGTAGGCCTGGAAGAAGGTCCAGTGCTCGTAGTAGGAGAAGGCAGCGGCGCCGATGCACAGCGTGCTGATGCACGAGAAGAAGCCGATGAGCACCATGTTGGCCATGGACACGTCTGCGCGCCGcatgcccagcccccgcttggcTCGGTGCAGCAGGTACTTCACGAAGGTGTTGATGCGCTCGCCCAGGCTCTGGAACATGACCAGCGTGAGCGGGATGCCCAGCAGCGCGTAGAACATGCAGAACACCTTGCCGCCATCGGTGCTGGGTGCCGCGTGGCCGTAGCCTAGGGGAAAACGGGGCAAGAGGAGAGAAAGCACATGCTGATGGGGCTGCCCTTCCAGAAACCTGCCTTCCTTCCCCCTGCTCTCTCCTCATCTTCTGCCACGGTGGTGTGGAGTCTGGCCTCTTTTTcccgacagggaagcctggcctactgcagcccatgaggtcgcaaagagtcggacacgactgagcgactgaactgaagaaaagacAACACACAGTTATGGGCGCATCCTTGTTCCCAGGCACGGTGCTAGTTCCTCACTGATGAATTTTCGTTTATTCTTCTGATCACTCCCTGGGGGTCggtagagaggaagaggaagcaggGAGGGTTAAGTGCCTTTCCAAGGTCAGGCTGTTTGGAAGCAGAGCAACCTGCCTTCAAATTAGAGTCTGTTTGATCAAAGACCCGACCTTTTTCTATACCCAAAAGAGGAGCTGACTGATGCTGCTGTTGGGAACTTAGTCATGGATAGCATGAAGAGCACTGGCGAATCAGTTGGGAAACCTGGCTTCTAGTTCACTGCCTGTGGGCATTGGACCCGTTCCTAgtcctctccaggcctcagtttccttgactATAAGGGAGGAGGTTGGACTTACTGAGTTCTGACATTCTGGGATTCGATGTGAAGGGGGGGAAACTGGGTTCCTTGATGAGTTCCTTGCTGCCAGCTAAAGCTTGGGGGGTAGTTCCCCACTGGGGCTCCCAGAGGCAGCTGGCCCACTCGTGTCACAGAAGGGGAAAGGAGACAGTCCCCTCGCCCCATGAATTAGTGCTCCACAGTCCTCATCAGACTCTGTCTGGGGCCCTGTGGTCATCCTCTGTGCCTGCCCCCGAAGTACCATCTGTCCTTATGGGGAGGTGGTGTTGCCTTTGTCAAAGCAAGAGCCTTCCAGGTGTTACTATCACCAGGCAGGCAATCTCAACCCATACCATGCCCACCCTGCCCTTCAGTCCTTACCCAGCCAGGAGCCAGGCAGAGGCAAAGCCTCCCTGTGAGCCAGTTATCACATGGCCTCAGTCGAGAGTTCTGcctggaggacttccctgatggtctagtggacaaaaatctgcctgtcaatgcagggggcacagtttcgATCCTTGGTTCGGGAGGATTCTACATGtgttggagcaactaagcctgtgtgccacaactaccgagctgGTGTTCTAGAGCCTGCAGGCTGCAACTCCTGAGTCtgtgtgttgcaactactgaagcccgtgcgcctagagcctgtgctctgcaacaagaagaagcccctgcagtgagaaaCTCGATCAACATAGCAAagcgtagcccctgctcaccacgactagagaagtcctgtgcacagcagcaaagaaccagtgcagccaaaaaaaaaaaaagttctgcctGGAGACACAGAGGTGAAAGGACCCTGGATGGAAACTCTGAAGCCGTTGGCACAAGTTCTGGCCCTGTCATtagtggctgtgtgaccttgggcaaattactccCCCTCTCTGAGctggtttcctcatttgtaaaatgatgcCTACTGGTCCTGGCCCTGCTTCCTTCACTGGGTTATTAAGATACTTATTACTTTTATCAGTAGATTATTATAATAAAGTTATGCTTTCTATTTCCCCCTCCCTTCTCAGCCTTACCAAACTTAACCAAATGCCTTTTCTTCCCTGCAGCCATCCTGGATTGCTCACAGCTGGAAGTGATCCCTGCCTTGAGTGGCACTGAGAATGTTCAGCTTTGAAGTCCAGGCCCTGCTCTGTCACTCAGGTCCCCCAACTACATATGAACAGCTAATATTGGCTTGGGGTCTGTGGGAGTGGACATTGCTGGACCTTGTCATATTCCTCCCTACCTGCCCCCCCTCCCACACACATTGCCAGCCAGGCCTGTGGGGTATGCCCCAAATTCATTTGGTGAGTTGATGGCAAAGCGGGATGCCATCTTCCCTGGTGTCTGATCTGCATTCAAATCCCTACTCTGCTatggactgtgtgtgtgtttcgtttgtttgtttgtttgttttaaaactgtCTGAGGAGGACCTCCCTGGTTGTGCATTGGTTAGGACtccttccactgcaaggggcatgggttcgatccctgattggggaactaggatcctgcatgccactcgAGGTggcccaaaaataaaaataaaaaaacctccCTAGCCTTAGTTTCCAACATCTGTTAAATGGGGCTAATAACTAGCACCTGCATCACAGGGCTTTAGGGGCAAAATAAGTGAGAGAATGTGTATAAGGCACTTAACATAGAGTCTGGTACATATCAAGCGCTCGATAAGAGCTCACTGTGATTAATAATGAATGAAGCGCCAGGTTTCCTCCACATTTCCAAGAGATCACCTGGGCTGGTGGACAGCTCAGTTCCAGTAAAGTCAGCATCGCTGTGAATCTTAAAGCTTAGGGAGGTCTGGGGTGCGTGAAGTTGCGGGCTGCTCTTAGATTGGGTTCCCCTGCTCCCCAACTATGGTAGCTGGTGACAGTGTCATCCCTTGCCAGGAGCCTAGATAGCTGAGCTCTGGAGTCGCTGGGCCTGGCCTGTCTGGGCCCCAGCAGGGTGAGAACAGATTGTGCCCGCCAGCTTGGCCACGGCAGCCAGACCACAACTCACCTAGACAGCTGGGCGGGCCCCGAGCCAGAGCAGCTCCTcatcctgtccttccctgtccccCAGCAGAGGGTGTTGGGGAGAGCCTGGCACTGTGGCTGGGGCTGAACACAGATTGGGAGGCATGGACCAGCCTTGGCTTGACCACATGCTGGCTGTGTAACCCTGGGCAAATCCATTCCCCTCTCCGGACCCGTCTGGCCTGCTCTGCACTGTGGGGGTTTGAGCTTCAGCTGTTAATTCCTACCCTGGCCATCACCACTACAGCTGCCGTCAGgagtaaaagagagagaattcCCTACTGCTCCAGggattaagactccatgtttctgTGGccaggggcccgggtttgatccctggccaagAAACTAAGACCCCAAAAGCTGTGTGgagctgccaaaaaaaaaaagtatagcagAGACTGGACATGAAAGTACTTTGGAATTTGTGGAGTTCTCGAAG
Proteins encoded in this region:
- the KCNK3 gene encoding potassium channel subfamily K member 3, which produces MKRQNVRTLALIVCTFTYLLVGAAVFDALESEPEMIERQRLELRQQELRARYNLSQGGYEELERVVLRLKPHKAGVQWRFAGSFYFAITVITTIGYGHAAPSTDGGKVFCMFYALLGIPLTLVMFQSLGERINTFVKYLLHRAKRGLGMRRADVSMANMVLIGFFSCISTLCIGAAAFSYYEHWTFFQAYYYCFITLTTIGFGDYVALQKDQALQTQPQYVAFSFVYILTGLTVIGAFLNLVVLRFMTMNAEDEKRDAEHRALLTRNGQAGGGGSAGGAGGGGGSAHTTDTASSTAAGGGGGGFRNVYAEVLHFQSMCSCLWYKSREKLQYSIPMIIPRDLSTSDTCVEQSHSSPGGGGRYSDTPSHRCLCSGAQRSAISSVSTGLHSLSTFRSLMKRRSSV